TCCGTCCGGAAGTGGTACAAACTGTGAATTGGGGAGGTAATCCGAATAAACCTGTAGAAGTGATTGCAAACGGCAGTATACGTCTATCACCTCGCAAATCATTTGAATTATGGAAAGAAACAGTACTGTTAAAATCGCTTTCTTGGAAAACTTATGAGGTAAATTCAGCGCTGGAGTTGAGAAATGCAATTATTGGCGTGGTGCTGAAGAAAGCTGATGAATTAGCACAGCTGAATATCGAATTAGAACGCAGCAATAATGAATTAGATGCTTTTGCTTACATTGCTTCTCATGATTTGAAAGAACCACTACGCGGTATTCACAATTACTCTAATTTTTTGATTGAAGACTACGGCGAAATTCTCAACGAAGAAGGTAAAGCCAAGTTACTCACCTTGATTCGTCTTACTCAGCGGATGGAAGATTTAATCGATTCGCTGCTGCACTTTTCCCGCTTGGGGAGGGTGGATCTCTCCATGCAGCACACTGATTTGAATAGTGTGGTAGAACGAAGTTTAGATTTGTTAAGTGCGCGAATTGAGGAGATGAAAGTAGAGATTCGCATTCCTAGACCGCTACCAACAGTATATTGCGATCGCGTCCAGATGAGCGAAGTCTTTAACAATTTGATTGCCAACGCGATTAAATACAATGACAAAGCCGAAAAATGGATTGAAATCGGCTATACTGGTCATCCGCCTGCAACCATGACATTTTATGTGCGAGACAACGGCATCGGTATTCGAGAAAAACACTTAGAAGCAATTTTCCGCATCTTTAAACGACTGCACGGCCCGAACAAATACGGCGGTGGTACTGGGGCAGGCTTAACCATCGCTAAAAAAATTGTGGAACGACATAGAGGTAAAATCTGGGTGGAGTCAACCTACAGCCAAGGTAGTACTTTCTATTTCACGCTCCAGGGAGTAGACTAAATCCATGATTGGCAACCCCACCCAACCTTTGCTAGTGATTGAAGACAGCGACGAAGACTTTGAAGCCTTCTGTCGAGTCATGTATAAACAAGCTGTTGTCAATCCTGTCTTTCGCTGTACCGATGGCGATGAAGCGCTAGACTTCCTTTACCACAACGGATCTTACTGTAATGAACAAAGCGCCCCCCGTCCCTCGATTATTTTACTCGACCTGAATCTACCAGGAACCGATGGCCGAGAAGTTTTAGAGCAAATCAAGCAAGATCAAGACTTTAAACACATTCCTGTGGTTGTATTTACCACCTCTTCTAACCCGAAAGATATAGAAATATGTTACCGATATTGTGTGGCTAGTTATATTTTGAAACCAATCGACATTAATAGATTGGTACAGACTATTCATAGCTTCGTAACTTATTGGTTAGATATCGTAATTCTCCCTGATGCTGTTAGCAAGTAGTCATGGTACAATCGCTAACTATCCTAATTATTGACGATTGTCCGGAAGACCGTGAGGTTTATCGTCGCTATCTACTGCAAGACACTGAAAACAACTACACAATTCTCGAAGAAGAATCAGGAGAAGGAGCCTTAACATTATGTCAGCAGTTTCGACTTGATGCTATTTTATTAGACTTTGTACTTCCAGATCTCGATGGATTGGAATTTTTGTCAGAATTACGACTTCTGACAAAGGAAGCTATGCCTGCCACCATCATGTTAACAGGATATGGTAACGAAGCCTTGGCTGTGCAGGCAATGAAAAGTGGCGTCCAAGACTATTTAGTCAAAGGACAAACAACAGGTGAACGTTTGCGTTCCACTATCCACTCAGCAATCAAAAATGCTCGGCTACGCCAAAAACTGCACGCAAGTGAGGAACGTTTCCGCACCTCGGTTGAGAATATGCTGGACTGCTTCGGTATTTACTCAGCTATTCGCAATGACACTGGTGAAATCGTAGACTTTCATGTTGATTATGTAAATGCTGCTGCTTGTGAATTTTGCCGGATGAGCCAGGAGGAACAGCAAAACAAAGGGCTGTGCGAAATTCTACCTAATCTGCAAAAAAATAACTTGTTTGATGAATGTTGCCAAGTTGTGGAAACGGGTAAGCCTTTAGTGCAAGAATCACAGGTGTACACTTCCTTTGATGGCAAACAACAGTCAGCCAGAGCCATTGATATTCGCATCACCAAAATGGGGGATGGCTTTGTTGCATCTTGGCGGGATGTGACTGAGAAAAAGCAAGCGGAGGAACGATTAACAGAGAGTCAGCAGTTTATTGAGCGTATTGCTGAAACAACCCCAGGAATTTTATACGTATACGACTTAGTTGAACAGCGGACTGTTTATATCAATCATCAGGTTACTAATTTGCTTGGTTATACGCCGGAACAAATTCGGGATATGGGTAGTGAGTTCTTGTCACAGTTAATGCATCCTGATGATTTGGCTCTATTCCCCATGCATGTGCGACTAATTTTCTCAGTTGAGGATGGCGAGATTGTAGAAAATGAGTATCGGATGCGACACGCTAATGGGGAATGGCGCTGCTTTTTCAGTCGAGATACTGTATTCAGTAGGAACAGTGACGGTTCGCCGCATCAGATAATTGGTACAACCTTTGATATTACAGCACGCAAGCAGACAGAAGAACAGCTACAACTCAGCAATGAGCGTTTCCAACTAGCAGCAGCGGCTGTAAATTGTCTTATATATGACTGGAATTTTGAAAACAATACGGTTGACAGAACTGAGGGATTAACCAGAATTTTGGGCTATTCTCTGCAAGAGGCAGAAGCAACCCATGAATGGTGGAAACAGCAGATCCATGTTGAAGATAGAGAGAGACTCGGTAACTACTTTGCGAGTATACCTGTTGATCAAAACCGCTATGCTGCTGAGTATCGAGTGCGTCACAAAGATCAGCACTATCTGCATGTGCTAGATCAAGGAGTGATTACGCGAGATATCTTTGGGCGGATAGTGCGAGCAGTGGGCAGTACAATGGATATTAGCGATCGCAAACTTGCTGAAGCCGCACTACGCCAAAGTGAAGCCAAGTTCAGACGCCTTGTGGAATCCAATATAGTAGGCATCTATTTTGGTGACTTCAATGGTCGCATCTATGAAGCAAACGATGCTTTTCTTTCCTTGTTTGGCTACACTCGTGAAGAACTGGAAGCCGGAAGTATGCGTTGGGACTTGATGACACCCCCAGGATACCAAGACCTCGACCAACAAAAAATCCGAGAACTGCAAATATCGGGAGTTTGCACCCCCTTTGAAAAAGAATATTTTCGCAAAGATGGCACGCGTGTGCCGATTCTCTTGGGCATTGCTCGCATCAACGGCACACAGGAAAATGGTTATAGCGCTTGTTTTGTTCTCGACCTCACCCAACGCAAACTTGCAGAAGCAGCTTTACGCGAAAGCGAGGAACGCTACCGCTACTTATCAAATGCTATCCCACAACTCGTCTGGATTTGTGATGCTCAGGGAAACTTTGAGCATGTCAATCAACGCTGGTGTGAATATACTGGGCAAACCCTTGAGCAGGCAATGAAATTTCACTGGGCAAAAGTTATAGAGCCAGTTATACACCCAGATGAGTTGCAACTAGTGATCAAAGCATGGACAAAAGCTTTAGAGACAGGGGAACCTTACCAACAGGAAATCCGCTATCAAAGTCGTGACGGCAGTTATCGCTGGCATTTAGTTAGAGCTGTACCCATGAAGGATGAGCTTGGACATGTCATCAGGTGGTTTGGCACAAGTACAGACATAGACGACAGTAAACAGTTAGAAGCCGAACGTGACCAACTTTTGCAACTTGAACAAGCCGCCCGTGCCGAAGCTGAAGCAGCTAATAAAATGAAAGATGACTTTGTAGCGATGGTATCTCATGATTTGCGATCGCCACTCAATGCAATTATCGGTTGGACAGGACTGTTGCGGACTCGCAAACTCGATGCAAACACCTTCGCCACTGCTTTGGAAACCATAGAACGCAATGCTAAGTCCCAAGCATCACTCCTAGAAGACTTGCTGAATATCTCCCGCATTCTCCGAGGCAAATTACAGCTGGAACTGGGCCAAGTTAATCTACCTAAGATTGTTGGTATGGCAATTCAAACTGCCTACCCATCGGCAAATGACAAAGGTATTCATTTAAAATCTGTAGTCGATGAATCAATTCCACTCATTCGTGGCGATGCCAACCGTTTGCTACAAGTTCTAGGTAATTTACTCTCGAACGCTATTAAGTTTACCCCATCAGAAGGAAGAATAGAAGTTTGCTTGTCAGTTGTTAGTGGTCAGTGGTCAGTGGTGAACCAGCCCCTCAGAGGGAGTTCCCCTGATGAGCGACTGGCGTTAAGGACGAAGGAGCGTCACCCACAAGGGGTCAGTAGTCAAGAAAAACAACTGACAACTGACAACGAACAACTGACAGAACACAGCTATGCCCAAATTACAGTTAGTGACACAGGTATTGGTATCAGCCCTGACTTTCTGCCCTACGTTTTTGAACGCTATCGTCAAGCAGGCGGCATTCACAAACAAGGTGGTTTAGGATTGGGTTTAGCGATCGCCCGTCATTTAGTAGAATTACATGGCGGTACTATTCAAGCTACCAGCCCAGGTGAAGGACAAGGATCTATCTTCACTATTAAGTTACCTTTGTTGTAATTTTAAAACTACCAGGACTTACGCAACTGGCACACATACAGCACTTCCCAGTGTCATGAGGTACAAGAACCCCACCCCCAACCCCCTCCCCGCAAGCGATGAGTTGGCTCTGATGTACCTTATAACAAAGGAATCCGCTGTAAGTTGCAGAAAAAATTAATTATAATTCTACAAATATACTGTGCAATATCAATCACTGCGGTAGATATAGCAAAGTGCATAGAAGCGATCGCTTAATCTTACGGATTTGTCAAACTTTCTGTATTATCAGCAGTACGGACTGTATTAGCTGCTGTGCGAAATGCCACCATCAAACCTTCTAAGCCAACAATCATACGCGCATGTTAGCAAGGTTTTTTCTTATGTTATTGTTTTTGAAACTCTAAGTTGAGAAAGAGCAAAACCCCACTAATTACTCCAACTGCAATTAAGTTTAATGATATTATCTCACAAAGAATAGTAACTAATGCTGGAGAGTCTATAATAACCCTATTTAGAATTTTCTCTATCAATTCTTGTAACACCGAAATGATTATAGAATATAGAATGGAGAATAAAAATACCTTCCACCAGTTCCCTTTGACTAAGGAGCGGCTGTATTCAAATGCTGCTTCACCTGTTTGACCTCGAAGTATAAAAGCTGGGCCATAGTAACTGTTCTTTACACCATAAATAATACCTGGAATAATGAGTAATAAAGACAGCAAAAAACAAATAATACTAAATCTTATACTTAAACAAGTTAACGGTATAATTCGAGATAAAATCCGTTTGATAGTAACATCAATTTGAGGATTCTCCCCTAATACGTAGCCTTCTGTAAGAATAGCTAATCCATTAACATAAACCGGAAATACAATAAGACAATAAAATATAATAAATAGAATCCACAAAATCAATAAAATAGGATTGAAATCAAAATTTAAAGTACTAATAAAAGCTTGTAAATTAATAAAGGGAAAAATAATTAAAAAAGGCAATAATGTCACGCAGAAAAATCTCAAAAAACTTCCGAAATACTTGAAATATAAATCGAAACTCATTCGTATTAATTCAAACAATCCAATCTTTCTTGTCTGAAGTTCAGAAAGGATACTCATACAAAATTTTCTACCTTTACCATTACGGTTTTAAGTATAGACGGTTTGCTTAAGGTTGATGGCAGCCACTGAGGAAATCTTAAATCAAATTTTCTAAATTATTTTTTGAAAAATAAATAAGGATTCTATGATTTGCACAAGATTATCCGAACTCGTTTGTTGGTTTGATCTTTTTTGTTAATTTTTTGCCAAAAAATAAACAATGCCTGGCTGAAAAAAAGTTCAATCGGCATTGTCATTTTTTAAATATGTGAATTTAAATCACTGCGATCGCTCCATAAACCACCAACAGGCTCAAAATTTACAATACTTACGCCCATTCTCATCAATTTTTAGTTGAGGTTGTGAAAAGTCCAGAGTCAACAGCCAAAAATCTAGGTTTTCTGGACTATTGACTATTGATTATTGACTATTGACAGCCTTAACTTTTATTGAGCGTGCCAGTTGCGTAAGTTCTAACTTAATTATTCCCACTCGATGGTTCCAGGCGGTTTGGAAGTAATGTCATAAACCACGCGATTCACACCTTTTACTTCATTAACAATCCGGTTAGAAATTACTTCCAATACCTCATAAGGTACTCGCGCCCAATCAGCAGTCATACCATCTTCACTCTTGACAATCCGCAAGACAATGGGGAAGGCGTAGGTACGCTTGTCGCCCATAACGCCAACGCTACGAACTGGAAGCAATACAGCAAATGCTTGCCAGTATTCGTGATATAAACCACGTTGGTTAATTTCTTGCCGCACAATCAAATCGGCATCGCGCAAGATGTTTAATCGTTCGGCAGTCACTTCGCCCAAAATGCGAATTGCCAAACCAGGGCCGGGGAAAGGTTGCCGTTGGACAATTTCTTCTGGCAAACCAATGGAACGCCCAACTTTACGGACTTCATCTTTAAACAGTTTGCGTAAAGGTTCCACCAATTTAAACCGCAAGTCTTTGGGTAAGCCGCCAACGTTGTGATGACTCTTAATTTTCACCGCTACCCGTTCACCAGTTTGGGGATCAACATTGGTATCTGCGGATTCAATCACATCTGGATACAGAGTACCTTGAGCCAGATAATCAAAGTGACCGAGGCGTTTAGATGTTTCTTCAAATTCCCGAATAAATTCGTGACCGATACGACGACGTTTTTCTTCGGGGTCTGTGACACCAGCAATTGCAGTTAAGAAGCGATCGCGGGCGTTGACATACTCTACGGGAATGTGAAACTGCTCCTGAAACAGCTTTACTAACCGTTCTGGTTCATACTTCCGCATAAACCCTTGGTCGATAAACACACAAGTTAACTGATCCCCGATGGCTTTATGCAGCAAGAAAGCTAGGGTAGAAGAATCTACTCCCCCAGACAGCGCTAACAGTACCCGCTTTTCACCGACTCTCGCCCGAATTTCCCGAATCGATTCTTCCACAAAAGCTGCTGTTGTCCAGGTGGGTTCACAGTCACAGATGTGGTAAACAAAGTTGCGGATTAATGCCAAACCACCAACAGAATGCACCACTTCCGGATGGAACTGCACGCCGTAAAGTTTCCTTTCATGGTCTGCAATGGCAGCGCAAGGAGTATTTTCTGTATGGGCTAGTAATTCAAAGCCTGGCGGCATTTGAGTCACTGAGTCCCCATGACTCATCCACATAGTGGTGCCATCTTCGACGTTAGTCAGTAAGTCTGTGGGATCATCAATATATAGGGATGCCTTGCCATACTCACCGCGATCCGCCTTTGCCACTTCCCCACCGAGTTGGCTGACCATCAGTTGCATCCCGTAGCAAACACCCAAGATGGGAATTCCTAATTTCCAGATTTCTGGGTCACAATGGGGAGCGCTATCACCATAAACTGAACTTGGGCCACCAGAGAGGATGATCCCCTTGGGATTTAGCTGCCGTAAATGTTCGGCTGTAGTGCGATAAGACAAAACTTCGGAGTATACTTGAGTTTCGCGAATGCGACGGGCTATGAGTTCGGAATACTGAGAACCGAAGTCCAAAATTACAATCATTTGACGATCCAGTCGCCCCAAAGGTTCTAATGTTTGGGGTGCTTGGTCGGTTAGTAGAGTCACCGCTGTATTCATGATGGGGGGTGTAAATGTAAGGTAGATACTCGTTGTGTGGTTTAACTAAATACCACTTATCTGCCGAGTTAGGCTGGCAAATGGTAAGTTAATCCTCCACAAACGCCTGTTTGAAAGCGTTAGCTTTAATGATGGTTATGACATGGTATCAGAAAGAATAACTTATCTTTCAGTGGCTACTGAAAAGCTATTTATTTGGATTATTTATGATTATTCATAATAAATTAACATAATTTTTCCATTAAGATGCAGGCAGTTTTGCTCTTAATGATAATTTTACGATCGCGGTCAAAGAGAATTGAGCCACAAACTGTTGTTACTGCTGGGTCGCGGCTGCTATGACTTTGGATGTATTCTTGGGAACGAGTATCTATGGCTTGGGCGATCGCGCCATAAACTTGCTCAACCCAATTACTACCAGTGGATTCATCTAGCGATCGCAGGTATTTTAATGCCGCTTCAGCGGTAGGACTATTAAACACTACTTGTATATCTGTTGACTTTAAACCAACTAAGGCACAGTGCGCTGCCAGAATTTCCCGCCGTCCATCAGCCAAGTGGTGATGAGTATGAAAAATTCCTCCAGCCAATTTCAACAGCTTGCCATGATAGCCAAACAATAAGATTTCTTTAACACCTAAGACATCAGCTTCTACTAACATTGGCCCTAGCCAATTAGCAGTTTTTACCAGTTTGTCGGGATTAATACCGATTTTTCTGGCTAAATCTAAGCCATTTTCGCCGATACAAAATACCAAATTTTCAAAACGCTCAGCTTTCTGTTGTAATTCGCTGCGAAATAGGTTTAACTGATCTGGTGTACTCAAAGGTTGAGAAATTCCCGTTGTCCCCAACAGAGAAAGTCCTTCAACAACGCCAAAGGCAGCATTAGAAGTGCGAACAGCAAGCGATCGCCCTGCTGGTAGAATAATTGTCACAGTGATTTTTTCTGCTTCTACTAGCATTCGGGACAAATTTTCTTTTAGCAGCTTTTGGGCATAAGCATAAATAGCAGGCTTGTCATCAGCATTTAGCTGCTTGCCAATTCCTTCCCCCCCTCTAATAATCACGACCTCCTCATCTCCCCCATCCCCCTCATCCCCCTCATCCCCCTCATCTCCCTCATCTCCCTCATCTCCCCCTCTCAATTCCACCAACGCCCAAATCGGTGTATTTCTAGTCAGGTCAAGATTATCACCAGGGTCACTGCGGCTAATTGCCAAAGCCATATTTTCAGATAGCCCGGCTACCTGTTCAATTGGTATTTCTGCTATTTGTGCTGGTTCAATTAAATTCACCGACACAACTTTTAAGGGTTGACGATGGCGTAACCAGTGTAAAGCTGCAACTGCAGAAGCACAGGCGAAAACAGGTAAGGTATATCCAGAACGAGACATTGTAAAGTTATCAGTCATCAGTCATCAGTGCTGATTAAACCCCTACTTCTAGCAATAAAGCTTGCATGGCTTCCCAAGAAATTCCTCTTTCGATATAACGAGGTGCTTCAGGATTGTATGGGCTTTTTATGCGGTCAATACTGATAATTGTGGCTTCATCTGGTATCACTGGTTCATCTGGATCAAATGCGGTTGGACGCATTAAAGAACTCGAAAAGCCTTTGAAAATAGCAATTTTATCTTGTTCATCCCCTATGATCACTGTTACTAGTAATACTTCTTGCAGACGTTTGGTAGTGTATTGTTCTAGGCGCTTGCCAATGGAATTGTTCATTAATGGGAGCTTTAGCATTGAGTTAATTATCGTTGGGTAGCTGAGCGTCCCTGCTTGCTCAGTCTAATCAAAAGAAAGTAGCTTAAGTAAAGCACATAAATCGCTAAAGCGAATATGGCAATAAAGCCTAAGTCCTTGAGATGGAAAATTTCTTTAAAGAACAAGGGGGCCTCAAACCAGACGCTACAATAGGGACTTTTGATTGCTGTTTCTGAGAAAGCACAACCGACAAAAGGTACAAAAGCGATCGCGCTCAAAATACAGTAAACTGTTGCTGCCCAACGCCAAGAATTGAAAATCAATTTCAAAGACCCACTTGGCTGATACTCGATTTCATCGTTGAGATCCACCCAAAACCATAATGAAATGGGAATCAGGACAAGTGCTATTA
Above is a window of Nostoc sp. UHCC 0702 DNA encoding:
- a CDS encoding response regulator, translated to MIGNPTQPLLVIEDSDEDFEAFCRVMYKQAVVNPVFRCTDGDEALDFLYHNGSYCNEQSAPRPSIILLDLNLPGTDGREVLEQIKQDQDFKHIPVVVFTTSSNPKDIEICYRYCVASYILKPIDINRLVQTIHSFVTYWLDIVILPDAVSK
- a CDS encoding PAS domain S-box protein, which gives rise to MVQSLTILIIDDCPEDREVYRRYLLQDTENNYTILEEESGEGALTLCQQFRLDAILLDFVLPDLDGLEFLSELRLLTKEAMPATIMLTGYGNEALAVQAMKSGVQDYLVKGQTTGERLRSTIHSAIKNARLRQKLHASEERFRTSVENMLDCFGIYSAIRNDTGEIVDFHVDYVNAAACEFCRMSQEEQQNKGLCEILPNLQKNNLFDECCQVVETGKPLVQESQVYTSFDGKQQSARAIDIRITKMGDGFVASWRDVTEKKQAEERLTESQQFIERIAETTPGILYVYDLVEQRTVYINHQVTNLLGYTPEQIRDMGSEFLSQLMHPDDLALFPMHVRLIFSVEDGEIVENEYRMRHANGEWRCFFSRDTVFSRNSDGSPHQIIGTTFDITARKQTEEQLQLSNERFQLAAAAVNCLIYDWNFENNTVDRTEGLTRILGYSLQEAEATHEWWKQQIHVEDRERLGNYFASIPVDQNRYAAEYRVRHKDQHYLHVLDQGVITRDIFGRIVRAVGSTMDISDRKLAEAALRQSEAKFRRLVESNIVGIYFGDFNGRIYEANDAFLSLFGYTREELEAGSMRWDLMTPPGYQDLDQQKIRELQISGVCTPFEKEYFRKDGTRVPILLGIARINGTQENGYSACFVLDLTQRKLAEAALRESEERYRYLSNAIPQLVWICDAQGNFEHVNQRWCEYTGQTLEQAMKFHWAKVIEPVIHPDELQLVIKAWTKALETGEPYQQEIRYQSRDGSYRWHLVRAVPMKDELGHVIRWFGTSTDIDDSKQLEAERDQLLQLEQAARAEAEAANKMKDDFVAMVSHDLRSPLNAIIGWTGLLRTRKLDANTFATALETIERNAKSQASLLEDLLNISRILRGKLQLELGQVNLPKIVGMAIQTAYPSANDKGIHLKSVVDESIPLIRGDANRLLQVLGNLLSNAIKFTPSEGRIEVCLSVVSGQWSVVNQPLRGSSPDERLALRTKERHPQGVSSQEKQLTTDNEQLTEHSYAQITVSDTGIGISPDFLPYVFERYRQAGGIHKQGGLGLGLAIARHLVELHGGTIQATSPGEGQGSIFTIKLPLL
- the guaA gene encoding glutamine-hydrolyzing GMP synthase, coding for MIVILDFGSQYSELIARRIRETQVYSEVLSYRTTAEHLRQLNPKGIILSGGPSSVYGDSAPHCDPEIWKLGIPILGVCYGMQLMVSQLGGEVAKADRGEYGKASLYIDDPTDLLTNVEDGTTMWMSHGDSVTQMPPGFELLAHTENTPCAAIADHERKLYGVQFHPEVVHSVGGLALIRNFVYHICDCEPTWTTAAFVEESIREIRARVGEKRVLLALSGGVDSSTLAFLLHKAIGDQLTCVFIDQGFMRKYEPERLVKLFQEQFHIPVEYVNARDRFLTAIAGVTDPEEKRRRIGHEFIREFEETSKRLGHFDYLAQGTLYPDVIESADTNVDPQTGERVAVKIKSHHNVGGLPKDLRFKLVEPLRKLFKDEVRKVGRSIGLPEEIVQRQPFPGPGLAIRILGEVTAERLNILRDADLIVRQEINQRGLYHEYWQAFAVLLPVRSVGVMGDKRTYAFPIVLRIVKSEDGMTADWARVPYEVLEVISNRIVNEVKGVNRVVYDITSKPPGTIEWE
- a CDS encoding cobalt-precorrin-5B (C(1))-methyltransferase, with translation MSRSGYTLPVFACASAVAALHWLRHRQPLKVVSVNLIEPAQIAEIPIEQVAGLSENMALAISRSDPGDNLDLTRNTPIWALVELRGGDEGDEGDEGDEGDEGDGGDEEVVIIRGGEGIGKQLNADDKPAIYAYAQKLLKENLSRMLVEAEKITVTIILPAGRSLAVRTSNAAFGVVEGLSLLGTTGISQPLSTPDQLNLFRSELQQKAERFENLVFCIGENGLDLARKIGINPDKLVKTANWLGPMLVEADVLGVKEILLFGYHGKLLKLAGGIFHTHHHLADGRREILAAHCALVGLKSTDIQVVFNSPTAEAALKYLRSLDESTGSNWVEQVYGAIAQAIDTRSQEYIQSHSSRDPAVTTVCGSILFDRDRKIIIKSKTACILMEKLC
- a CDS encoding DUF3177 family protein, which codes for MEVWFRPYVWTDYWLAVLFTVLIPLILLIWAFVQKVEGIQRLLMIYWRVASLLLITIYLMIARSSISFITGLIALVLIPISLWFWVDLNDEIEYQPSGSLKLIFNSWRWAATVYCILSAIAFVPFVGCAFSETAIKSPYCSVWFEAPLFFKEIFHLKDLGFIAIFALAIYVLYLSYFLLIRLSKQGRSATQR